A single region of the Gracilibacillus caseinilyticus genome encodes:
- a CDS encoding C45 family autoproteolytic acyltransferase/hydolase yields MKNYYVDVMQFRGDHASFGFKQGQWLLQSYLHPIYTNPDSMKKVRFSFDRGEAVQWIKSLFPHFYEELNGLAEGMKMPLEQVLLHFSGYQQEWRRSGCSIITGDHFLVRNYDFHPKTYEGRFVLYQPDQGYATIGPSQRIVGRADGLNEKGLTTGYNFVNRRNTGDGFIPTIITRMMLETCQSNEEAIALLKEVPHRVAFNYVLADRFGNRHVVEATSEAVRVKEDTISTNHFDLLPESNRYHLDDSKRRMAILRNQTQALTKREAFQLLNNKENEVFSEKYPQSAGTLHTAIYDVNSLEAGIALGHNRIPTMFSFHNWLHGQDSWISKVKGQINTKERMPYMEGIGEES; encoded by the coding sequence ATGAAAAATTATTATGTAGATGTGATGCAATTTAGGGGCGATCATGCTTCCTTCGGTTTTAAACAGGGACAGTGGCTGCTGCAATCCTATTTGCATCCAATATATACGAATCCAGATAGTATGAAAAAGGTACGGTTTTCTTTTGATCGTGGAGAAGCTGTGCAATGGATAAAGTCACTTTTTCCTCACTTTTATGAAGAATTAAATGGATTGGCAGAAGGTATGAAAATGCCGCTTGAGCAAGTGCTGCTCCACTTTAGCGGTTATCAGCAGGAATGGAGACGGTCGGGCTGTTCGATTATAACGGGTGATCATTTTCTCGTGCGCAATTATGACTTTCATCCGAAGACGTATGAGGGAAGATTTGTACTTTATCAGCCTGATCAAGGTTACGCTACGATCGGTCCTTCGCAACGAATCGTGGGAAGGGCAGATGGCCTCAATGAGAAAGGACTGACGACTGGTTATAATTTTGTTAACCGCCGAAATACCGGTGATGGATTTATTCCTACGATCATTACACGCATGATGCTGGAGACATGTCAGTCCAATGAAGAAGCAATAGCTTTATTAAAAGAAGTGCCACATCGCGTAGCATTTAATTATGTGCTGGCTGATCGATTTGGAAATAGACATGTGGTGGAGGCAACGTCAGAAGCTGTCCGTGTAAAAGAAGACACCATAAGTACCAATCATTTTGATCTACTCCCGGAATCGAATCGTTATCATTTGGATGATTCCAAACGACGAATGGCGATTTTAAGAAATCAAACTCAAGCATTAACCAAGCGCGAAGCCTTCCAGTTGCTAAATAATAAAGAAAATGAAGTGTTTTCCGAGAAATATCCTCAATCAGCTGGAACATTGCATACGGCGATCTATGATGTGAATTCGCTTGAAGCAGGAATTGCATTAGGTCATAATCGTATACCTACCATGTTTTCATTTCATAATTGGTTACATGGACAGGATAGCTGGATCAGCAAAGTAAAAGGTCAAATCAATACAAAGGAACGAATGCCTTATATGGAGGGGATAGGGGAGGAAAGTTAG
- a CDS encoding carbohydrate ABC transporter permease, translating to MQKKSTQKTIIYHGSIILLGFLMIYPILWTIASSLKPEDEIFRNAASLIPSELKWENYLQGWEGFGNLSFSTFFVNSTFVTTMVVIGTLFSSTLVAFGFARVKFRFRTPLFVCMIVTLMLPQQVTLIPQYILFHNLGWVNTYLPLIVPAFIGGIPFFIFLMIQFIRGIPRELDEAAYIDGASTFGIFWRIILPLTTPALATVAIFSFYWTWDDFMTPLVYLNDTKLYTVALGLQLFSDPSSLSAWGPMFAMSVASILPQLLVFLFFQKYLVEGITAGSVKG from the coding sequence ATGCAAAAAAAATCCACCCAAAAAACGATTATCTATCATGGTAGCATCATACTTCTGGGATTTTTAATGATTTATCCCATCCTTTGGACCATTGCCAGTTCGTTGAAACCGGAAGATGAGATTTTTCGAAATGCTGCTTCCTTAATCCCTTCTGAACTAAAATGGGAAAATTACCTGCAAGGATGGGAAGGATTCGGAAATTTATCATTCTCTACCTTTTTTGTTAATTCGACTTTTGTCACTACGATGGTAGTTATTGGAACTTTGTTTTCATCTACTTTAGTAGCATTCGGTTTTGCGAGGGTGAAATTTCGCTTTCGCACTCCCTTATTTGTTTGTATGATTGTGACACTCATGCTGCCACAACAGGTTACCCTAATACCACAATATATATTGTTTCATAATTTAGGCTGGGTAAACACCTACTTGCCCTTAATCGTTCCGGCTTTTATTGGAGGAATACCCTTTTTTATCTTCCTGATGATTCAGTTTATAAGAGGGATACCGCGTGAACTAGATGAAGCGGCCTATATAGACGGTGCTAGCACTTTTGGAATTTTTTGGCGAATCATTTTACCATTAACAACCCCTGCGTTAGCAACAGTGGCTATTTTCTCTTTCTATTGGACATGGGACGACTTCATGACTCCTCTAGTATATTTAAATGATACAAAATTATATACCGTTGCATTAGGATTACAGCTATTCTCTGATCCTTCCTCTTTATCAGCCTGGGGACCAATGTTTGCCATGTCCGTTGCTTCGATTCTGCCACAATTATTGGTGTTTCTGTTCTTTCAAAAGTATTTGGTAGAAGGGATTACGGCAGGGAGTGTGAAAGGGTGA